One stretch of Deltaproteobacteria bacterium DNA includes these proteins:
- a CDS encoding histidine--tRNA ligase — protein sequence MTVRAVRGFNDILPGTTEVWRRIEDEAAALFRAYGFSEIKVPVVERTELFARSIGEATDIVEKEMYTFRDRRGDSLTLRPEGTAPVVRAYIENKLYTAPVTRLFYGGPMFRYERPQKGRYRQFHQIGAEVLGDGSPWIDAETMEMAVRLFERLGVEGAELHVNTLGCAQCRPGYKAALKDFLDARSERLCADCRRRMETNPLRALDCKVPACVDATADAPALTDHVCRECAAHFDEVRRYLALLDASSTVNPRMVRGLDYYTRTTFEITAAGLGAQNAVAAGGRYDSLVRELGGPQTPCFGFALGMERLSLVLGERPAPPSPLYFIALGREAERAGTELVRGLRSAGLTVVTDYGEGSLRSRMKRAHRLGASRTLILGDDELCRGVVTVKEMATASQQAVPLAEAVSRLAGAMESRGAQAPKETV from the coding sequence ATGACAGTAAGGGCCGTAAGGGGATTCAACGACATACTGCCCGGCACGACGGAAGTGTGGCGGCGCATAGAGGATGAGGCCGCGGCCCTCTTCCGAGCCTACGGCTTCTCGGAGATCAAGGTGCCGGTCGTCGAGAGGACCGAGCTCTTTGCGCGCTCCATAGGCGAGGCGACGGACATCGTCGAAAAGGAGATGTACACCTTCCGGGACCGCCGGGGCGATTCGCTCACCCTGCGGCCCGAGGGGACGGCGCCGGTGGTGAGGGCCTACATCGAGAACAAGCTCTACACGGCGCCGGTGACGAGACTCTTCTACGGGGGGCCCATGTTCCGTTACGAGCGTCCCCAGAAGGGGAGGTACCGCCAGTTCCACCAGATAGGGGCCGAGGTCCTTGGCGACGGCAGTCCCTGGATCGACGCCGAGACGATGGAGATGGCCGTGCGTCTCTTCGAGCGGCTCGGCGTGGAAGGGGCGGAGCTCCATGTCAATACTCTGGGGTGCGCGCAGTGCAGGCCGGGCTACAAGGCGGCGCTCAAGGACTTTCTTGACGCCCGGTCGGAGCGGCTTTGCGCCGACTGCCGCCGCAGGATGGAGACCAACCCCCTCAGGGCCCTTGACTGCAAGGTCCCGGCCTGTGTGGATGCCACGGCCGACGCCCCGGCCCTGACGGATCACGTCTGCCGGGAGTGTGCGGCTCACTTCGACGAGGTGCGCCGCTATCTCGCCCTCCTCGACGCTTCCTCTACCGTCAACCCGCGCATGGTGCGGGGCCTCGACTACTACACGCGGACGACCTTCGAGATAACGGCCGCTGGGCTGGGGGCCCAGAACGCCGTGGCCGCAGGAGGCCGCTACGACTCGCTGGTGCGGGAGCTGGGCGGACCGCAGACACCGTGTTTCGGCTTCGCCCTCGGCATGGAAAGGCTCTCCCTCGTGCTGGGAGAGCGCCCGGCGCCGCCCTCGCCGCTCTACTTCATCGCCCTGGGGCGGGAGGCCGAGCGCGCCGGGACGGAGCTCGTGCGGGGCCTCAGGAGCGCGGGGCTCACGGTCGTCACCGACTACGGCGAGGGATCGCTGCGCTCGAGGATGAAGCGGGCCCACCGCCTCGGCGCAAGCCGCACGCTCATCCTCGGCGACGACGAGCTCTGCCGGGGGGTGGTGACCGTGAAGGAGATGGCCACGGCCTCGCAGCAGGCGGTCCCGCTCGCCGAGGCGGTTTCAAGGCTCGCCGGCGCAATGGAAAGCCGCGGCGCACAGGCCCCGAAGGAGACGGTATGA